GTGAACGTCTGCTCGTTCATCACCAGATGCTCAGTGCTGCTGGGAAACCTGAGACACGACagatgcatcacacacacacagctcacgaTCAGATCTGAGTGTGAGATCGCTGTTCTCCAGCTGTACCTCTCCATCCAGCTCTTGTACTCGTCCGTGTCCAGCACTGACTCCGGCGTCATGTGAACCACGAGAGCCGCACAATCCTCCGCTCCGCCCGTCTGATACCTGCACACATCACAACAGGAGATGTGTAGAGAGAGAAACAGGCCTCGTCTCTCTACGGGACACACCTGCTCACCTTCGGAAGACGTGATTGGTGCAGAGCGGCCGTATGAAGTCCTCTGACGGACAGTCGACGACTATGAACACAGGCCCGGGATCAGCCGGAGTGCACAGCTCCTCGGGTCGGATCTGAAACACACGCTGCACGGTGAGCTGGGAAACCGGCAGATCTTACACTCTTCAGATCAGCAGGAGTGAAAAATCACCTCTTTTCCATCGTGCGTCACAGTTTTTCCAGCTTTCAGAGCTTCGATGATGGGCCCGATGGCTGCTGTTCCTCTGCAGATGATGCAGAAACAGAAGTGATGCtctaaagtgtgtgtttgtgtgttatagtTCAGTCCTGAAACCATCAGATGTCAGACACTTACACCGGCAGGCCCATCTCTTTAGCTTTCAGTGCCATGAAGTTCCCTTTCTTTGAGTGCAACTGAAGGAATATTAGAAAGAAAGGATGGTTTTGAGCATCGTGTATGATCTTAAAGGGGAAAAGACACATTTATACTCATGTGTTCAGAGAAATGTGGCACATTCAGATGGTTTCTGCTCACCTTACACACGTAAGCCACCGCGAGAGAAGAATCTCTAGTAATCTTTTCTCTGCCTTCTGtggagaggaaaaaaagaaataaatgagtTCTGCCTCTTCTTCTCTTAAAGTGCAAAAACATGAAACGTAAATACTAATGTTTTGTGAAATGTAgacaaatttcttttttttttttatgaatgaaatatgaagttaaaatgcatttttttattatttaactcaaTATGTATCAATAGATCTTGTTCAAAtgcaatacaaattattttaattttattattattaaattgatcaacaCAAACCATGCATTTCAAATGTTgtagtacatttttttaaatatatattattttaacaagACAAAATATGAAAGCATAatataatgcacaaaaaaaatcatactgaaaaaaacactatgtaattcaaatgcaacatttattattattttcccttttcagaAAATCTAACAATATAATGgactaaattaacattaaatttattaaattattaattgtaacaaaatgattttatttattatcattataacattatttaatagtaaaacaaataaaataagtaataaatatatttgaataaaacatacattaaaaatttCCCCTTTAAAGGACACAGTTAGTGATTTCAGTCCATGTCTTTGGTCATATAGACCCAGCAGTGTcttgtgtgtacttgtttttctattctggtggggacttaaacctgaatacacacagactcatggggactcgtgtcacgttggggacctaaattgaggtccccacgggtaaacaagctaataaattacagagaatgaagtttcttgaaaatcaaaaaatgcagaaagtttcctgtgagggttaggtttaggagtagggttggtgtagggagatagaaaatacggtctgtacagtataaaaaccattacacctatggagagtccccacaaggatagctgaccagacgtgtgtgtgtgtgtgtgtgcgcgtgtgttgtCTGGCCTGGACTGGCTGACCCTGACTCTCCTCCAGATCGTCCCGTGTCGTGAGCGCCCTCTTCTGACGGCTGTTAGGACTGCTGCTGCGTCCAGAGCCTGGAGAACAGCCGCCGGCCTCCGCCTTACGCTCAGCTGCTTTAAACATTCACAGTCGAGAGCAGTGtacaagccacacacacacacacacacaaagcacacGTTCTCAAAGCAAATACACTCTACATCCTTTATGTCAATGTTTTTAAACGTTCATGGTGGAAACCAGGGAATAAATGAGGTGACACTCACAGAAGAGAGGTACTTGACTGACGGTCATCGTGTCGTCTTTATATTGAGCTTCTGTATACGGTCTGACAGCTGcagacagaaacaaaacaatcaatccgtcttattttagtattagtgaTACACTATTAGAGCATTTATATATGAACCAtgacagcttttatttttatagtttcacttttaattttagtttcatttaaataAGTTTATGTCCTTTTTATTATGTACTCTTTTtttggcgggggggggggggggggtgctttttgttttcaatttaagtttattttaaattgactTGAGTTAAATTACGGTACGTTATATTAAGTTAAGCTGAGTTTACTTTAAATTGAGATAAgttgtttaatttaaaacaagGTTTGAAAGTAGTTAAATTTAGTCAAGTTCAGTTaagtttcatttaaatttagttgTTTATGACGAGTTGGGCTGAGCTGAATTTAAGTACGTTTAgcttttttaatttcagttgagCTGAGATCAATTTAAATTGAGTTCATTTTAGTCAAGTTCAGTTAAGTTTAATGCAAATGAAGTAtaatttaaattaagttgagATATGTTTATGATGAGTTGAGCTGATTTTAAGTAAGTTTAATTTAGCTTAAGTTTAGTTAAGTTGAGCTGAGATAAATTTAAATTGAGTTCATTTTAGTCAAGTTCAGTTTAGcttagtttatttcatttaaaccaaattaagtttaatttaaattgatttgaattgtttaatttaaaaatcagTTAAGTTTCATTAAAACtaagtttgatttaaattgaGTTGAGATATGTCTATGAAGAGTTGAGCTGATTTTAAGCAAGTTTAATTTAGCTTATTTAAGTTTAGTCGAGCAGAGCCGAGTTAAGTTAAATTGAGTTGAGTTAAGGTTTAATGTTACCTTAAGTTTGCTTAGTTTACGTTTTTCATCTGATATATGGCATcttatttatttcagatttattgcaATAAGCAAAAATGATTTACAATAGATTTAGTTGTTGTTTTAGTAACAGTAATAGCACTGGCTGTAATCCATAGAGAGGATAATGGTGGGCTTTACCAAGTTTAATGTCTTCCAGCTGTCCTGAAAACACTCGTATGGCTTGTAAATATTTAtcctaaaacaacaaaacacaattcAGTGAGACACTGCAAGAAAATTAACAATAGTCAAAGATTTCGGAGAGTTTTTTGTAGTGAGAAAGACACAAAGATCTGCATTAAATGCAGTGTAGTGTTGACAGACAGTACCAGCTGCGGGGGTCCTGACAGGACACACTGAGGGACTCCAGTGTCTTTGAGGGTCAGGATCATGCctgcacacacaaaacacagaacGAAGCCGTCACACAGTGAACcgagcaaacacacacagtctctaATCATGGGAGGAAACATGGATTGTGAACGGCTGCAGATCAGACAGAAAGCTTTTCAATCGGCTTCATAAACAGCAATGAAAGAGGCATTACTTGTACAGAGAAAGCTTCAGATGCAGCAGAATAAAGTCCCAGTCTGACCTGATAAACCGCCGACCGTCTCCCAGCTCATCCTGGTGAGGAAGATGTTGTCCAAGCGTGCAATTTTTAATCTGCACTCAAACAGAAACAATTTACAATCTGCACACACAGTTCACCAAACGCTTGTTTTGCTCTCTGATCAGATCTTTAGAAGAGGTCAAGGAGTAAAACAGTGATCGTTTATCTCTTACTTGTGTTCCTGCATCAGTCTCTGTGTTCCTTCACCACAGTTAAACAGATACCTGCATATGAAAGACATGCTTTATTAATAAGACCGTGGAATAACTTCCATCTACAAACATTAAATACTGCTTAGACAGCGAGTGGTGCATGCATATTAAGATAGGactgtaatcaaataaataaatgtatatactcaTCAAGCAGATGCTTTTAGCAAAGACAGATAAATGAGTCAAgagtttcatgttttgtttttaaataaaataaatagtaggtgattttataaattaaaaaaagttaaataataatcaaataacttTATGATATATCATTTACAGCTACTAGCTAGCACTGAGCTTCTGTAAAAACCTTTAAAATCATTCCTTAACTTAAATACTCACATTTTTATAAGTTTAGCAGTAAATTCTTTCGAAGTATCATTGTACATTTCATGTTCAtgagtttgatttattttaatgaaagtatataaactgtatatttcATATAACGTTAATAATGCATGTTTATAAAGTACTGATTTACTAATAAGCATTACATAATGTGATCATGTTTGCTCTATTAATTTTATACAgcataataactattattattaattattattaagcatttaatgttctatatttctttatttattagtaACATTGGATTATCAATTTCCTTAatttatgtattcattaattATACACCAAATATTATACATACTACTTAGATGTTCAGtgattacataataaatacataatatatacgcAGTAAACACACATGTATTATGTGAACAAATTTTTTTAtcttggatgtgattaatcgtttgacagcattaTTAATCATCTATTTGTTAATGCATGCAATGCATacttctgtttatatatataactggTTTGTAAGCATTGCATAAAGTGATAGTTTCTTAATGTTATTAGTCTTATCACGAAAACCCacatttgtataatatttattatcattaagtaattaaaattataatttgtttaaataagtTGACATGTCATTGAACTATTCACAAATTTCCATATTTTACTCAACGTCAACTAAGCATGCATTAAACCTGGTGAAGGCTGTTCTAAAGTGTGCTATTTGACGGATGTGAGAGGATCAGCGCGCACCTGTTATACTCGGAGAAGACATACAGCGATGCTCCGTTGTCTCGGCTCCCGGCGCCCAGCGCCTGCACGTAGACGGTGGAGGGCCCGTGCAGCTCGCCCTGCCTGCGGCTCTCCTTCAGCTTCACGTGGCGCAGGTGGTCTCTGACAGGTCTGCTCTTCCTGGAGGACTGAGTCTGCATCAGTCTGACGGATCCCTGCAGCGCAGGCTCTTCACACACTCCCAGCGCTCTGAGTGCAGAGAGACGCGCGAGCATAATCCACGCACATCAGAGCGATAAACACAAATATCACAGCCGGTGTGCTGCTCGTTTGTGTACAGGACAGCAGTTTGGAGGACTCACATGTGTGTTGATGATGGACGCGCTTCCGACGCGTGGTGATGACGCTTGACGCACGTAGAAATAGAACTCGCTAGAATGGCGCATACATATTTAGAGCTAATCTAACTAACGTACGCGTTAAAATGGTTGTATgtgtctaaaatatcttaaataggcGTAGAATCCCTGAAAGTTAGTCAGGGATTATAATTCTTCTATTTTAACTCTTCACTgcgtatttttaattaaatgtctaTTAAAGTTCACCAGTTTGATTGTTCAGATGTGAAACCAGCAATCCGAAATGATTTCAATTCGATGCAAACTTGACTGCGGTTGGTCCATTCTGATTagcgctgagaaaagtaacaagTAATTGAGAGCGCTGTCATCTACAtctgttacttttctcagcgctgGTCAGAAGGAACAACCACAGCCGTTCGCGATTGCTGGGAAAGGATATATAAACCATCGTTTAATGGACACTGCTGTAATGCTTTCTCATTTCTATTTTACTTATCAGTTCgggctttttaaatatatttgaaggaCTATACTTTAAAGTTGGCAAATCTCTGAAGTAAAACGAAAAAACATCTTGAAATTTGAACATGGAGAAATGGGAAATCAGCTTTCGGAGCCGACAGGCGCCCTCTGGAGGAGAAAAAAATTTGTATcaaagaaaatttttattttaaactcattaaaataatgtatttttgttccaaaatagTGTAAacgaaattatatatttaaaataatctgtaattttattcaataaagttaaaaatagtatCCATATCAAATTATCaacattgttatttttaacaatgccatgttttaataattatttatattacgtaaattataaataatgaaaaataaagatctgtattataaaaaaagtgatataacatttaagaattaaattataaaacactgcattattttaaaatatattacattaaaaacatcaaataaaaatacattaaatagcaTTTGTATTCACAAtattaatgaaattatatataatttttatttatttaaatatgaacattgttttaattgtttattatatatatatatatatatatatatatatatatatatatatatataataaacaattaaaacaatgttcatatttaaataaataaaaattataatcatatatattacattacaaatctgaaaaagagatttaaaatataatactgaAGAATCAAATGATAAAACAAACTTACATTGTAAATCactcatattaatatttaaaaacatcagtgcagtaaataaacaacatatagagtcattatgcaaaatattaaattatttgataAGATTGGCTACATTCTACAAAGCACCAAACACAGAGTCGTTTCCATATtcctcagttttatttatattatcagCACATAGTCGTTGTACAGTGAGGATTACAGAAACCCCGGCCACCTCTGCATCATCATTCACCTTTACATACAAAACACGTTTAATATCACATACACGAAGAGGAGGGACGAGACACGAGCAGATTTCCAGTACGTCGAAGGCTTTCCGAATCAAATATTCCACAACTGATTTCAGAAGTATAAATACAATTCCAggcttatttattatttcattatttaatatcAGTTTAAAATCACTATTCCGCATCCGCGAGATATCAGACCGCCGTCAGACGTGTGTGTTTGCGctttacaggtgtgtgtgtgtgtgtgtgtgtgtgagagagacagtaagagagagagagagggagggacgTGGGCTAGGAGGTATTTTACAGTCGAGCTCAAACTGAACGCCGCGGTGCTCTCGTGTACGGTTTCCTGTTTAATACTGCCGTTCTGTGTTTACACCAACGCTTGCGCCCCGTGTCAGTCCACGTACATGGGGGAGCTGGGAGACGCGGGCATCTCGTCCAGGATCTTGCAGACATAGCTGGCCACGTCCACCGAACGCTCCTCGTATATCTGAATGAAGGGATGTTTCTGAGACACAGAGAGAAGTTCACTTTACTTTCATTTCTTTCACTCAACAGCAACCTCTTGAGAGTTTGTGTCCTTTATAATGCACATCTCCAATAACCTGTGCTTTTATCACATTTAAAACAGGCTAAAAACTCCTACACTGACTTACTGTAGCCTCGATAACATATCAATAATCAATATCATATTTATATAAGAGACAAGATTCCCACGTTATGTAAGTGAATAAGATATTAAGAAGTCATTTCTAATTATGCCAAGCTCTATTTTATTGCTATCTGGgagtaaaataatgattatattaatattattagtaataataataataataataattttaagtcaAAATCTCCCAATAACTAACTACTGGAAAATtcacatatattttaataataaattattattttattttatttgaagaaaatGCTGTCTAAAAGTTCCTCCACCTCTGGATAAATACATTTCCATGGCTTTTTATTTGAACAATGATTTGGTAAACAATTTTGTAAGCAAATTTCtagctaattaaatattttatagcatAATTTGTCATATTTTCTCAGGTCCTAACTATTAGAAATTTCTCTCATATGTCTAGGTTTTCCATAACAGTAGAAACTCTCATTCAACTTTCATGCAAGTAACACTTTTAATATCATAAcaagatatataaaatatgatgatACAATATAATTgtcatgatataatataataacaagaTGTTCAAAACAGGTACTCACCAGAAGCTCTTTGTACTTTGGCCTTTTTGACTCGTCCTTTGTAAGGCTGTTagaaattaaaacaagaaaagattTGATTAAAACCCTTCGGAGTCAGATTGATCATAAACTCAAGTCTGAGCTCTTGCAGTTGCTGTGAATGAGCAGCAGGAGGCGTCGTGTGCGTCATGTGATCACACAATAAATCAGAGTTATTACATCCCGTCTGCTGAGTCAGCAAGCTCTGAGAAAGAGGAAACGCTGGAGAGctcagtgtgcgtgtgtgtgtctcaccacaGGTTGACAAAGTTGATGAATTTTGGGGAGAACTGTCTCTCCTCTGAGCTGCTGAGCTGCGGCGGGTCGCCCTTCACCACCTGCGTCAGCTGATCGAACACGCTGTTCCACTTGGGGTAGGGGAAGCGTCCCGTGGCCAGTTCATACTGAAACAGCATTGCAACACATCAGACACGCACAGAAATCACTTTCAGATCCCATGACAGATCATCATCCTCACCAGGGTGATGCCCAAACTCCAGACGTCTGAGCGCACATCGTAACCCTGTCTGGAAGCGCTGGGGTCTATCCTCTCCGGCTGagggacaaacacacacatcaacatcattattattattattactactgctATTTAATACtttcaaacaattaatcacacccaaaatatgtttttgttcagttaaaatgtatgtaatgcgtctatacaaatgtatatatattataaacacacatgcacgttatatttatatataaaaaatattctatttatataaaataaaatgtatacatgaatagaaatatatacatttttttaacatatgcatatgtgtgtgagtgtatttatatatatacataacaaatatatacattacacacacatattacgTAAACAAAAGCTATTAGGAGCAATTGATTGCAATTTATCGTTtgacagcattattattattattattattatgcagcgttgttttttattaataaaaacaataaatatatttcatgatTGGAAGTTATATTTATGTAATAAGTAATAATTGAAgtaataatattgttttgtttggattgataaaaataacattacattaacattttcaaaaataaagaaatcaggAATATTCTGCTTTAATGTGAATGTCTAAATAGAAATAcagtattattaattattttactaataaaaagtaatttcctagtgcatgtgatttaaaaaaattattaaatattattattagatgcttattttattaaaaagaaaaatcctccatttctgatttttttttctgtatcaaTCAGATATACCTCACACTGTTGAGATTAAATGTTTTATGGATGAAACTATTTCATTTCTtacattttgatgcattttttggCATGGATCAACATGACATGACGTTcttttaaattcaaaaataataataatcatgttttttgtttttttatctaattttctGGCAAAGAAAATTTCTTCTTGTGACATATAAAGTCCCGTCCTATGAATATTCAAATTCATTCATAAACACATATGATATCTGAGGTTAATTGTGCTAGCATCATGTAGAAAAGCTGAGATCATGGGTTCATttctcaggacacacacacacacactcctgatgAACACGTAAGCGTTTAACTGAGGAGTGCTCTTTCAGCACATCAGACTGTCTGTGTCTGACTGTGTCCAGCTGCTTTACAGACCCAAACACCACAAAAACAGATGTGCTCCCGGCACACACTTCCATCAGACggcagcagagtgtgtgtgtcacatacTAACAGCTGTGCAGCCCAGTCAACACACTGATGATGTCATAATGCAGTGAGGAGACTCtggggatgatgatgatgatgatgagatcacaGCTAAGATTAGAGCATGatatcatcatcagcagcagcagagcCACTGCAGAGCGGAGCTTCATTCATGGACACTCCTGCAGTTACATCActctacagcacacacacacacacacacacgctccgcTTCAGAACGGATGGCAGGAAATGAATTttactgaattttatttttatttttctgcaagtACCTTTTTCCCCAATCattatgaaaacacacacacacgcaatttGATGTTAAAATgagtattattttatgtatttctgtatttatttatttacattatttatattatttatatttttattattattattattattattattatatcttttttttttttttttttacaaaaaatagcaatggcatctttaaaaaaaaattgtattaacatttattttactttattctattttattttatttttatctgcagCACATCGAATGAATCAAAACTGACCAAAAAAGGCatgcataatgttacaaaacatttctgtttttgaaatttctgttcatcgaagaatcctgaaaaaactaAAGTCACATCAAAGTTCATACCATATTAATACGAATCGATTTCGTATCAAAgtttcatcaaaaatatgaagcagcacaattgttttccacgttgatgataatcagaaatgtttcttgagcagcacatcatcatattagacagatttctgaagaatcatgcaacactgaagactagagcaatgatgctgaaaatacagctttgcattacaggaataaatgacatcttGCATACCacttttcactgtatttttggtcaaataaatgcaaccttagtgAGCTAAAAGATTTCAAAATCGTACCAACCTCAAACGTATGAATGGTAGTGGTAATGAATATATAACTGAATAAATCTTACTGCCATGTACGGTCTGCAGCCTGCGTCTCTGGTTTTGGCGATGGAGTCCACCAGCTGTCCGCTGATGCCAAAATCACACAGCTTAATGTTGCCTTTCCTGTCCAGGAGGATATTCGATGGCTTTATGTCTGCGGAGAGAATGGAGCAAAACAGGACTCCATCTAAACCCACTCGAAACATGCAGACAAAAATACACCGCTCTTTCTGCTTCTCTTACCTCTGTGAATAATTTTCAAGTTTTCTTTTAAGTGGTTAAGTGCTTTCACAGTCTGAAACGACAGAAAGACAACACAGCGTTTTAATCAACGCATCACTTAATCGATGCCAACGTGGAGCAAACGAAACGAAAACTCACAACTAATGTTATTTTCCCTAAAATCTCCTCTGGAATCACTTCGTCTAAAGAGGAATAAACGTATTTGTAGAATTTGTCGAAGGAGGTAGACATGAGCTCCATGCATATCCAGCAATCCCCCTgaggaagacagacacagagcaaGCGTCTTGAGAAGAAAGGCTCTCTCAGAAAAGCATGAGACGGACAGCAGAGCGGACGGACAAACCTCTCTGAAAAGAGCCCCATAGAACTGGACGATGTAGGGACAGTCGCTGCTCCTCATGACCACATCCAGATCCATCAGCAGCTGCTTCTGTTCGCGCTCGTCCACCGTCGACCGGATCCTCTGCCACACAAACAGAGTCGTGGAAAAGCGTGCATTTTCAACAAGGCTGTGTGCTAtattgatcacacacacacactttcaaagACAACCTAAAGTGTGCGGTCAGTAACTCATGACACGTGTCTCACTTTGACGGCCATGATCTGTCCGCTGGGTTTGTGCGCCATCTTGTTGACGGAGCCGTACGCTCCTCGGCCGATCTCGCCGAGATCCTTCAGGTCTTCGGCTGTGAAGTCCCAGTGCTGCTCGGGAGAGATCTTCAGCTTCCCAGACGACTCGATACTGTGTGTCCGCAGCCGCTCTCtgaaaacacacgcacacacacacacacacacacatgcacgtgaAGAGCGAAAGTTAAACTGTAAGTGTCTCTGGCCATCAGATGCTCTGTACtcacatgtgtgggttctggaaaGGAAGTCCGGCGGTGTTCAGAGTGATTCTGGAAGTAGGTTTGATCGGAGGATTGGCAAAATTTAACTTGAGGGCTTTACGTTTACCTGACAGAGGAGGAAGAGACCTTCGGGTTAAACATCACAGTCAGGAAACGGCACTTTCACACCCAAACCAACACACTCATGTAGCATGAAGATAAAGTTTGTTCAGGTTGCTGTAGGATGAGATCTCTAACTAAGCCATGGAAGATGTGAGAGACCAAAGTTCACTAGAGACATGCACATCTGAGCACCAGGAGAGGAACCCAAGAGCCAGGTTTCCTGAAGCCATCAGAGCACGCTGAAGCTGTGAAACATCTTCACTGAGGGTGATGTGATGATGGCTTCAGCAAATCTGGCAGCAGAGGACAGCGACTGCAATCTGACATGCACAAACCCTGCGTTTGACCAAATCAGCAAATCTTTCCCAATCTACCTCCACGCCAGACAGACAACAGAGCGGTGAAAAGATCTGATCACATCCGGACACAAAACAGATGATCTGGAACCAAAACTAAAGACGGACTTACCTTCATCACAGACACAACCTAACACAACCCAAACACAAAATCATTCGTGAATCTGATTCGTGCAAACTGTAAGGTTCATGTTGACTACAAGAGGTGCGCTTTTATAAGCACTAAAAATATCCAGCACCAAAATGAAGCCAATGCAACATGAGAGAAACAGTGACGGATttgttcaacagaaacaccaaaACGAAAAATTAGACTTTTATTagttaaaaactgaaaacaatgTTTCCACAATTCATTTTGGTTAATTGAACTCCGTATGCTTGATATTTCACCTTAATACATTAAGTAATTTTACTCTAGaatcaaaagttatttttttactgtgaaaATGCTTCAAAACACATTATCAAAGAAATTAAACGTCACTGTTTCAGTCACTGTTTTTTTCCACCAAATCTCTTTaatcagaaacaaaaaaaaactaaacaaaaaacccGGAAACCacaaataatattacttttttatgtttctttataaagaaaaattcatacaaataaagaaaaaataagattATTACTGGTTTGTAGGGAAAAATATCGATCAGACTGcggaattaataaaaatgaatataaatgtggGCAATCCAGctaattttcattaaataataattgatttttttcttatttcagtattttatcaATGTATTTTGGTCTGTAACTCTAAgcagctttctatagatattaaaataaaattctgagaagggaaaaagtaattagtttgccttttttcagtttcttttctttcgctataataataataataataataataattcacaagtaatttCTGTGACTTTTTCTGCTCTTCTCATAACAAACAGATACACATTTAACCTCAATCCACAATTGAGGAAATACGGGACTTTACGGAGTTATCAGTATTTTCTAAAACTATAATTAATGCTTG
The nucleotide sequence above comes from Carassius gibelio isolate Cgi1373 ecotype wild population from Czech Republic chromosome B3, carGib1.2-hapl.c, whole genome shotgun sequence. Encoded proteins:
- the LOC127953277 gene encoding dual specificity mitogen-activated protein kinase kinase 4 isoform X6; its protein translation is MATSSPSSTPSASASSAQHHQTQSQHISTMSSMQDISSCWRFQSDSALKLNFANPPIKPTSRITLNTAGLPFQNPHIERLRTHSIESSGKLKISPEQHWDFTAEDLKDLGEIGRGAYGSVNKMAHKPSGQIMAVKRIRSTVDEREQKQLLMDLDVVMRSSDCPYIVQFYGALFREGDCWICMELMSTSFDKFYKYVYSSLDEVIPEEILGKITLVTVKALNHLKENLKIIHRDIKPSNILLDRKGNIKLCDFGISGQLVDSIAKTRDAGCRPYMAPERIDPSASRQGYDVRSDVWSLGITLYELATGRFPYPKWNSVFDQLTQVVKGDPPQLSSSEERQFSPKFINFVNLCLTKDESKRPKYKELLKHPFIQIYEERSVDVASYVCKILDEMPASPSSPMYVD
- the LOC127953277 gene encoding dual specificity mitogen-activated protein kinase kinase 4 isoform X3; translated protein: MATSSPSSTPSASASSAQHHQTQSQHISTMSSMQGFQINLSGLHQSCVCDEGKRKALKLNFANPPIKPTSRITLNTAGLPFQNPHIERLRTHSIESSGKLKISPEQHWDFTAEDLKDLGEIGRGAYGSVNKMAHKPSGQIMAVKRIRSTVDEREQKQLLMDLDVVMRSSDCPYIVQFYGALFREGDCWICMELMSTSFDKFYKYVYSSLDEVIPEEILGKITLVTVKALNHLKENLKIIHRDIKPSNILLDRKGNIKLCDFGISGQLVDSIAKTRDAGCRPYMAPERIDPSASRQGYDVRSDVWSLGITLYELATGRFPYPKWNSVFDQLTQVVKGDPPQLSSSEERQFSPKFINFVNLCLTKDESKRPKYKELLKHPFIQIYEERSVDVASYVCKILDEMPASPSSPMYVD
- the LOC127953277 gene encoding dual specificity mitogen-activated protein kinase kinase 4 isoform X2, whose product is MATSSPSSTPSASASSAQHHQTQSQHISTMSSMQDISSCWRFQSDSGFQINLSGLHQSKRKALKLNFANPPIKPTSRITLNTAGLPFQNPHIERLRTHSIESSGKLKISPEQHWDFTAEDLKDLGEIGRGAYGSVNKMAHKPSGQIMAVKRIRSTVDEREQKQLLMDLDVVMRSSDCPYIVQFYGALFREGDCWICMELMSTSFDKFYKYVYSSLDEVIPEEILGKITLVTVKALNHLKENLKIIHRDIKPSNILLDRKGNIKLCDFGISGQLVDSIAKTRDAGCRPYMAPERIDPSASRQGYDVRSDVWSLGITLYELATGRFPYPKWNSVFDQLTQVVKGDPPQLSSSEERQFSPKFINFVNLCLTKDESKRPKYKELLKHPFIQIYEERSVDVASYVCKILDEMPASPSSPMYVD
- the LOC127953277 gene encoding dual specificity mitogen-activated protein kinase kinase 4 isoform X9; this encodes MKLNISPHDISLPLSLVSSYPQSSLMADHGKRKALKLNFANPPIKPTSRITLNTAGLPFQNPHIERLRTHSIESSGKLKISPEQHWDFTAEDLKDLGEIGRGAYGSVNKMAHKPSGQIMAVKRIRSTVDEREQKQLLMDLDVVMRSSDCPYIVQFYGALFREGDCWICMELMSTSFDKFYKYVYSSLDEVIPEEILGKITLVTVKALNHLKENLKIIHRDIKPSNILLDRKGNIKLCDFGISGQLVDSIAKTRDAGCRPYMAPERIDPSASRQGYDVRSDVWSLGITLYELATGRFPYPKWNSVFDQLTQVVKGDPPQLSSSEERQFSPKFINFVNLCLTKDESKRPKYKELLKHPFIQIYEERSVDVASYVCKILDEMPASPSSPMYVD